GAAACGCGGAGAGTACGTCGTATGCAGACCGCGCCGCCCTGAGATCGACGTCCGAGTGATAGACCCGCCAGGCGTCATGGACCCATCGATCACCGCGTCGGTCGCGAGTGATGACGAGCAGAGAGGAGGGATCGTGCCGCGGTAAGGACATCGGCGCGGCGACCCATACACCGACGGTCTCGAAGAGCGCGGTGCCACGGTCCGTCGTCGTCAGATCATTGACCCACCGGGGGAACCGGAGCACCCGCTCGACGTCGCGACGCGTTACGTGATGGGTTGGCGCGTGACGCTTGAACTCGTGCTCGAATTTGATGCGGAACCCATTGAGGGGCACACCGACTGCTGGTGCCATGGCAACACCTGCGGCTCCGCGGTCGCAGCCGCGGGTCGTCCCAAAAAAAACCTCTACGTACGGTGCGTCGTCGCCGCCGTCCGATCGTATAGACTTGCGAATCCAGCAAACGTATCGGGCCACATTTGCTTCTTACCGAGATGTAAAGCGGCTCGGATGTGTTCACGCCGAGGCGCAGCAAACCCGCCCACTCAGGTCGCGGGAAATACAAACTCGCCCTGAAAGTCCACGAGGACGAAATCGTTTTTGGCGTTACGCTTACCGTTGGGCGGTTCGTCGCGGGTATGGCTCGAGCCAGTTAGAACAGCCCGTGAGCGTGATACCAGTCGTGAACCCGCTGGAACATCGCCGGCGACGTTCGCACGGCGAGGTGATCGAGGCCCGGGTACACGAACAGTTGATGGTCGACGTTCGTCGCAGCCAACACCGAGTCCTGACGCTGGTCGTAGCTCAGTGCCACGGTGGTGTCGGCGTCACCATGATGCATCTGGTAGGGCGTTCGGATGGTGATCGCTTCCGCGATCGTTGGCGCCGGTCCCGCGACGATGAACGCCGGGCGGACGCCGCCGCCCGTGTGCGACGCGACGCGAAAATCACTCGGGTACGCGCCCAGCAGCGCGACGTCGACATACGCGCCCATGCTATGCCCATGAGCGGCGACGCGGGTCATGTCGACGTACCCGAGCTTGCGCAACAAGAGATAGGTCATGTGGGCGCGCTCCACGTTGGCGGCACTGGCGCCGACGTCGGCCGCGGTTCCGGGCGACCCGAGCGGTACGCCGCTCGAATGGGTGTAGTTCACGCCGATGCACACGAGTCCCCACGTTACCATCGTCGGCGCAACGAGACCCGAGAAGAACGAGGCGCTGCCATCGGAGCCATGACTCAGCAGAACCGCCGGAAATGGTCCCGCGCCGAGGGGTTTGTACAATACGCCGGTGAGATCATACGCGACGCCGTCGACGGCGCCTTTGTACGACCATGTTGCCCCAGTGGGCGACTCGGGATTTCCGGTGACTACGAACCCGGTGTCGGAGCCGGAGCCGATCGTGCCGCTCGAGGTAGCACCGGAGCCACCGCACGCGGCGATGGCGATGAACGAGAGCAACACGAGCATTCGGACGCCGCTATGCATAAGAGCATGGACGGTTCGAGGATCTGGCCGCGCGACATGCGCGACGCGGCAATGGAAAGTGGTAGAGAATACGCCGGTGCCCGTCAAGCCGATTCAGGCTTCTTGGCGCGATTCCATGTGCAGATGGCGATTTACTCCGCGGATACCTTCAAGAAGCAAGGCTTGCCAACGGTCAGCTCGCGCGAGCACACGGTGGAGGGAATGACTCCGGTGCTCATCGGATTGATCTGGCTGACGAACGCGTCGTAGCTGACGGCTCGACGCCGCCGCCATTCGCTGATCCGAATGACGGCGGCGCTGCAACGGCGGCGGCTTGATCACGTGCAGGTGCCGGCCGCGGATGTGACGTTGACGGTGTAGCTCGCTGTGTGCCCCGCGACCGCGACCGTCCCAGCGTACGTGCCAAACTGGCTGATCGGCACTCGCACGACGACTGATCCGGATGAGAGCGTCCCCGCGAGGCTCGTCGGACCGATGACGCCCGGGCCGGAAATACCGAGCTGGTACGCTTGGTCAAGCTGCGCCGGCGTCGTGTTGATCGTGACGCACACTTCACTCGTCGTGGTCAGATGACGATACGTCGCCGTGCTGGAGAGCGTGAACGTTGCCGCGGGTGGCATCCACGTTTGGTCGACCGTGATATACCGAACACTCATGTTGTGCTTCGCGGTGCCGCCGCCGTCCGTCGCCTTGTCCTCGGCGAACACGCCGAAGCAATAGCGGAGCGTCGTGGGGGCTCCACCCGCGCTGACGGGATTGAAGGCGTTGGCGTTGAGCGTGAAGCTGCCGTTCGACAGCACGCTCGACGTGTAGTCCCACGAGTTGCCTGCGACCTGCCCCGGCCCCGTACCGCTCGGCCACGGCGTGTTATCCGTATTACCGCACTGGTTGCTCGGGCCGGGCTTGAGGACGCTCCCGGTGGCCTTGAACAAATAGGCATCCGCGATCGTGCCGCCGATGCTGAACGGCATCGACGCACCGTTCGACTGCGACGTGGCCGGCGGAGGCGCCGGAATCGTGATCGCCGGGCCGTGGTTCTTCAGGTAGAGACTCATCGTCGACGTGGCGCGGTTGCCGGCAACGTCCTTTCCGTTCCAGACGATGCCGAGTTGGCCGTCGGGAAGGCCCGTCAGCGATGCGGTGTACGTATTTCCGTTGCGGGTCACAGGGAGAGACTCCCCGCCGATCGACGCGCTCACGCTCGATGGATCGACCCCGCTCGCCGCCGCTCCGTTTGATCCAATGATGTCGTTGATGTCGACATGAATGCTGTTGATCGCGAAAGGACCGGTCAGCGACGACACCGGAAACGGATTGACAAAAAGCGGCGGCGTGTTGTCACTCACGGTCGGCGTCGTGTTTTCCACCAACGACGGCGGGACGAAGAAATCCGCCGGCTTGGCTTCGCAGCCCGCCAGGACGAGCATCGATGCAAGAACCGCTACCGACGTGGCGTGGCGCGCGAGCGGCCGGCCGCCAAATGAGAATTCCGAGTCGAGTTTCATTGAAGTATTCCTCAGAAGCCGGCGTGGATGGGAAGCCGGTACGTAAGGCCGGCTCCAAAGCGGAGATTGAGGTCGGCGTCGTTCGAGGTGCCCGCGCCGGTGTAGGTCATGTTCAAGCGCCAATTCAGATCCGACGACAGCGGGCGCTCGATGGCGACGCCGATGTTGGTCTTCCACGTCTCGAGCGTCCGATGCGACTGGTCGAGCGAAACGCCGAGCCGTGTGATCGGAACGAGGTCGAGGTAGTCGTAGGCATACGTGACTCCGCCGATCACCTCGACATGGGTCTTCCACAGAAACGACAAGCTCCGGCCGGCGCTCAGATCGTAGAACGTCCCGTTCAAGTCTCCGTCGACTCGCGAGAATGGTGAACCGGGTGTGCTGAACCGCTGGGTGTAGTGCAGTGTGTTGACGTGACGGCACGCCCAAATGCGCCACCCGGCCTGCGCGAATCCAAGCCCGACGCCCCAGCCCGGCGCGGTCTGCTCCCCGGTGAAGGCGCCGATGTTCGCCTGGTCGCCCGCCGTATGCGCGAATTGTTGATACCAGTTCTCCTCGATCCCCGCGCCCACGAACCACCCGCCGCCGCCCACCTTGCCGTGAGGGATCGCGCCCACCTTGGGCGGTTCCGTTCCACTCGGCGTTCCGGTCCCGGGCTTCTCCATCGTATGAGGACGCGTCGTGTCGATGGCCGGCGGAGCGCCGGTGCCAGGGCGTTCTTGGGTGTGCGGGTGCGTCGTGTCCGTTGGCGGCCGCGCCGGCGGCACACTGTCCTTCGGCGCCCTGGGCTGCGGCGTCGTCAGATGTTCTGTGCAGTCGATGATCGGGATTGGCAAACCATAAATGTCAAGAATCTGATAGTAGATTCGCGTGAGGCGTGCGTGTTCGGCCTGCTCCCACTTCTCTTCCGCTTCGAGCACGCGGACGGCCGCCGTGTCGGATGGAACGCTACGAAGCGCCGCCGCCAAGCGATCGAAGACCTCGTCGTGGTAGTTGCGCAAAGCAGTCGCCGCGTCCTGGTTCTCGCGGAGCAGCTGAGCGATCGCCTTTTTCCACGCGTCGTACTCCGCTTGCGTGCAGAAAAACTTCGGAATGGACGGGATGCCCTGGAGGAACCGGGCGGGCCGCTTCAGGCCGGCCAGAGGATCCTTCTTCGGCGGGTCGACCGGTGGCGGATTTCGCCTCGCCTTGGGATCGCTGCAGTCGACGACCCGAGTCTTTCGATAGAGCTCGAGCTTCTCGTTGAGCGCCTTCTGCGGGTCCTGAAGGATCTCTTTGTTCGACTCCGACCAGAAGCCGGGCGCGAGCGGATCGATGCCCGCTTTGGCGAACGCACTACCGGGCCCGGATATTTCCGTTGAGCCGTTCACGCTTCCCTTGAACGCAGTCCAGTCGCGCTCGAGGTCGCCCAGCTCCGCGCGCAGTTCGGCCAACATCCGGCCCGCGGCCAGTTTGTCGGCGTTGTCGCAGTACACGCCGCCGACCGGCACTTCGTCGATCCGTTTGAGCAGCGCGGCAGCGCGATCCTTGAACTCGGCCGACTGGCGGCGATAAGACTCGACGCCGTTCTCGAAAAAATGCCACTGCGCGCCCGCGCTGGCGGCGTTCGCCGCCAGCCCGCCGAGCGCCATCGTCAGTACCAGCGCGATCCTCCCGGTGCCGTTCGCGGCAAGACGCAACGCTTTGGATCCGACCATTGTTCGCTCCCTGAAGGGGTTCGCTTACAACGCCGGATTTCGCGCTGAAAGTGCTCATTGCCCTCAGAGGTCGGGCCGACGAGCCGTCAGCCATGCCCGTGATTGGCGCCCGAGGGCCATGAGCGGTATCGTCTGGTCGACCCAGCCGCGCTCCTGTGCTCCCTCTCCCCCCGTCCGAATCGGCGCCGGTCACCGAGATTCTCGCCCAGGCGCGAGCCGGAGACCGCGCGGCAATGGAGCGGCTCGTCTCGCTCGTGTACGGTGAGCTGCACGCAATGGCCCATCGCAAGCTGTCGTTCGAGCGCACGGGTCACACGCTGCAGACGACGGCGCTCGTCAACGAGGCCTACCTCAAGCTGGTAGATCAACGCAACGTCGATTGGCAGAACCGTTCCCACTTCTTTGCGGTGGCGGCGCTCGCGATGCGGCGGATTCTCGTCAACCACGCCGAAGCGCGGAACGCCGCCAAGCGAGGCGGCGCGGTGGAGCGCGTTCCGCTCGATGAGGTTCAGGTCATCGGCGGCGACATTCCCGACGACCGGCTGCTCGCGCTCGACGAGGCGCTGAAACGGCTCGAGCAGTTCAATGAACGCGGCGCCCGCGTGATCCAGTATCGCTTTTTCGGCGGAATGAATTACGACGAAATCGCGACGACCATGGGTGTTTCTCCCATTACGGTCCGCCGTTCGTGGGAATCGGCGCGGGCGTGGCTCAAGCGTGAGCTCGAAGCCGATATCGTCGACCAGCCATGACGAGTCCCCGCCCAAACCTCGATCCCTCGCAACC
This genomic window from Gemmatimonadaceae bacterium contains:
- a CDS encoding dienelactone hydrolase family protein translates to MHSGVRMLVLLSFIAIAACGGSGATSSGTIGSGSDTGFVVTGNPESPTGATWSYKGAVDGVAYDLTGVLYKPLGAGPFPAVLLSHGSDGSASFFSGLVAPTMVTWGLVCIGVNYTHSSGVPLGSPGTAADVGASAANVERAHMTYLLLRKLGYVDMTRVAAHGHSMGAYVDVALLGAYPSDFRVASHTGGGVRPAFIVAGPAPTIAEAITIRTPYQMHHGDADTTVALSYDQRQDSVLAATNVDHQLFVYPGLDHLAVRTSPAMFQRVHDWYHAHGLF
- a CDS encoding sigma-70 family RNA polymerase sigma factor; translated protein: MLPLPPSESAPVTEILAQARAGDRAAMERLVSLVYGELHAMAHRKLSFERTGHTLQTTALVNEAYLKLVDQRNVDWQNRSHFFAVAALAMRRILVNHAEARNAAKRGGAVERVPLDEVQVIGGDIPDDRLLALDEALKRLEQFNERGARVIQYRFFGGMNYDEIATTMGVSPITVRRSWESARAWLKRELEADIVDQP